CCTTCAAGATTGAAGACCTGCGTAAGAAGTTGCTTTTTACGCTTGGTCTTTTGATCGTTTATCGTATTGGCGCTCACATCACCATCCCCGGTGTGAATTCCGCAGTTCTTGCTGAATTCTTCCGTAACTCTAATAATTTGTTTGGCTTGTATGACTCCTTTACCGGTGGTGCATTTGCTAAGGCAACTGTATTCGCCCTGGGCATCATGCCTTACATTAGTGCGAGCATTATCATTCAGTTGATGGGCTCTGTTATTCCTGCGATCCAGACCCTGCAGAAGGAAGGACAGGAAGGACGTGCCAAGCTGAATCAGTATACTCGCTACTTCACGGTGGCCCTGGCTGCCTTGCAGGGATGGGGCATTTCTGTATGGCTTTCCTCCCTTAAGGTAACTACTGCTACTGGTGCTGTGTCTGTCCTCGCTGAGGACTTCTCCTCCGGCATCGGTAACATTGGTTTCCGTCTTTTAGCTACCCTGACCTTCACCGCTGGTACGATCTTCGTGATGTACCTGGGCGAACAGATTACGTCCCATGGTGTAGGTAATGGTATCTCTCTTATCATCTTCGCCGGTATCGTCGGCGGCCTCCCGAGGGCCGTTCTTGCCGAAACTGAAATGTTTAAGGAAGGCATTCAGCCTCTTGCCATTGAAATCTTCATTCTGGCAGTGGTGGTTGCAATTGTCGGCTTTATCGTTTTTGTTGAGCAGGCGAACCGTCGCATTCCGCTCCAAAGTCCTCGTAGGACCGTCGGAAGTAAGGTTGTGGGTGGTCAGTCCAGCTATTTGCCTTTCAAGGTTAATACTGCGAACGTGATCCCTGTGATCTTCGCTAGCTGCATCATGTTCAT
The genomic region above belongs to Fibrobacter sp. and contains:
- the secY gene encoding preprotein translocase subunit SecY, whose translation is MEALKKAIDAFVNAFKIEDLRKKLLFTLGLLIVYRIGAHITIPGVNSAVLAEFFRNSNNLFGLYDSFTGGAFAKATVFALGIMPYISASIIIQLMGSVIPAIQTLQKEGQEGRAKLNQYTRYFTVALAALQGWGISVWLSSLKVTTATGAVSVLAEDFSSGIGNIGFRLLATLTFTAGTIFVMYLGEQITSHGVGNGISLIIFAGIVGGLPRAVLAETEMFKEGIQPLAIEIFILAVVVAIVGFIVFVEQANRRIPLQSPRRTVGSKVVGGQSSYLPFKVNTANVIPVIFASCIMFIPAMVASWFPNVSVMQAFATAFIPGHLTYSVVDALLIIFFTFFYTAIQYNPNDIAENLKRSGAFIPGVRPGKQTAEYIDHVLTRISLPGSLYLALISVGPWYLKDALNMSFYIGGTSVLIVVGVALDTLRQLEAQLHTKNYEGFLKHGRIRGRMAS